One stretch of Saccharomonospora xinjiangensis XJ-54 DNA includes these proteins:
- a CDS encoding class I SAM-dependent methyltransferase: MNRAGEVFDAARADFLRWSNRLWRPLGEVLVSVARPSTGDRVLDACCGAGASALPAAHAVGPTGAVDAVDLAAALVAEGAREATEAGLSHLRFHVADVRSWPSRTAAEPYDVVQCGYGVFFLPDLDADAKALCERLRPGGRFAVSTWLSGGMERIVPVGRAAAAPERPDLAGEGPRGPSARLDTEARLHSWLDSLGLVDIQIRPVEFRIPLHPDDAWSFYLGAAMRAFVEGLPQDALDRTRARFTDGLRRAGIDMLDASSLIGVGHMPA, encoded by the coding sequence GTGAACAGGGCGGGAGAGGTGTTCGACGCCGCCCGTGCCGACTTCCTCCGCTGGTCGAATCGGCTGTGGCGCCCGCTCGGCGAGGTGCTGGTCTCGGTGGCCCGCCCGAGCACAGGTGATCGAGTTCTCGACGCTTGCTGCGGTGCGGGCGCCTCCGCACTGCCTGCCGCGCACGCTGTGGGGCCGACCGGCGCGGTGGACGCCGTGGACCTCGCCGCGGCACTCGTTGCCGAGGGTGCGCGCGAGGCCACGGAGGCGGGGCTGTCCCACCTTCGGTTCCATGTCGCCGACGTCCGCTCCTGGCCGTCGCGGACCGCCGCCGAACCGTACGACGTGGTGCAGTGCGGGTACGGCGTCTTCTTCCTCCCCGACCTCGACGCCGACGCCAAGGCACTGTGCGAGCGCCTGCGCCCCGGCGGTCGCTTCGCCGTGAGCACGTGGCTTTCCGGAGGCATGGAACGAATCGTTCCCGTCGGGCGCGCCGCGGCGGCCCCGGAACGCCCTGACCTCGCTGGGGAAGGCCCGCGCGGCCCGAGCGCGCGCCTCGACACAGAGGCGAGACTGCACTCGTGGCTGGACTCTCTCGGGCTCGTGGACATCCAGATTCGCCCTGTGGAGTTCCGCATCCCGCTGCATCCCGACGACGCATGGTCGTTCTACCTCGGCGCGGCCATGCGCGCCTTCGTCGAGGGACTGCCACAGGACGCGCTCGACCGGACCAGAGCGCGATTCACGGACGGGCTGCGGCGAGCCGGGATCGACATGCTCGACGCGAGCAGTCTCATCGGGGTGGGCCATATGCCGGCATGA
- a CDS encoding GntR family transcriptional regulator, translating into MRQIDTDRNLARTILDELRGAIVSGELVPGTLYSVHDLAARLGVSRTPVREALIQLAERGMVRFERNRGIRVLQTSLHDLEEVFAIRLLLEVPATFRATSQAPPGFVTELRAHLDAMRAAAEEGDEFVFTTADRAFHETINMASGNLRLARYVDSLRDMVFLRGTSTVDTSRGLADILAEHEAIAEGVEKGSPAEAAEAMRQHLLTTARLIVAQESAESGEPVPPVSYEWTKLSG; encoded by the coding sequence ATGCGGCAGATCGACACCGACCGGAACCTCGCCAGGACGATCCTCGACGAACTGCGGGGAGCGATCGTCAGCGGGGAACTCGTTCCGGGCACGCTGTACTCGGTGCATGATTTGGCCGCCCGGCTCGGCGTCTCGCGAACCCCCGTGCGGGAGGCGCTGATCCAGCTCGCCGAACGCGGCATGGTGCGGTTCGAACGCAACCGGGGCATTCGCGTGTTGCAGACCTCGCTGCACGACCTGGAGGAGGTCTTCGCGATCCGGTTGCTGCTGGAGGTTCCCGCCACGTTCCGCGCCACGAGCCAGGCTCCGCCGGGGTTCGTGACCGAACTCCGCGCTCATCTCGACGCGATGCGCGCGGCTGCCGAAGAGGGCGACGAGTTCGTGTTCACGACGGCCGATCGGGCGTTCCACGAGACCATCAACATGGCATCGGGAAACCTGCGGCTGGCCCGTTACGTCGATTCCCTTCGCGACATGGTCTTCCTGCGCGGAACATCCACTGTGGACACGAGCAGGGGGCTTGCCGACATCCTCGCCGAGCACGAGGCCATCGCCGAGGGTGTCGAGAAGGGCAGTCCCGCCGAGGCCGCGGAGGCCATGCGGCAACACCTGCTCACCACAGCGCGCCTCATCGTCGCCCAGGAATCGGCCGAGTCCGGAGAACCGGTTCCCCCTGTGTCCTACGAATGGACGAAACTCTCCGGCTGA
- a CDS encoding hydroxyacid-oxoacid transhydrogenase, with protein MTAYLHETVFTWGATPLKFGAGAADEIGHDLAQQGAKRVLIVTDPGVAATGVPERVAEAARAGGLTAEIYDGVRVEPTDVSVLHAVEFARQSVWDGFVGVGGGSAIDTAKAVNLLTTHPADLLDYVNKPIGSAKAPPGPLKPLVAVPTTAGTGSETTPVCIMDFLDLKVKSGISHPALRPSMAVVDPLLTLSLPPRVTAACGMDVLCHALESYTARPFHSFPRHTPATRVAYNGANPISDAWTEKALHLLARSFRKAVLNGGDLDARTDMMLAATFAGMGFGNAGVHIPHACAYPIAGRVRDYRPGDYPQDEPLVPHGESVALTAPAAFRFTFPTDPAKHLHAARVLAPSAPEQRDPREQLPSALTSLMLDIGLPNGLAGVGYTTSDVPSLVDGALKQQRLLAVAPRTVRDTDLEAILADSLENW; from the coding sequence ATGACCGCGTACCTGCACGAAACCGTGTTCACGTGGGGTGCGACGCCCCTGAAGTTCGGCGCTGGAGCGGCCGACGAGATCGGGCACGACCTCGCACAGCAGGGCGCGAAGCGGGTACTGATCGTCACCGACCCAGGAGTCGCGGCCACCGGTGTTCCCGAGCGCGTCGCGGAGGCCGCTCGCGCGGGCGGGCTCACCGCCGAGATCTACGACGGCGTGCGGGTCGAGCCCACCGATGTCAGCGTGCTCCACGCCGTCGAGTTCGCCCGGCAGTCGGTGTGGGACGGTTTCGTCGGTGTCGGAGGCGGGTCGGCCATCGACACCGCGAAGGCCGTCAACCTGCTCACCACCCATCCCGCCGACCTGCTCGACTACGTCAACAAGCCCATCGGGTCGGCCAAAGCTCCGCCGGGGCCGCTCAAGCCGCTCGTCGCCGTGCCCACCACCGCCGGTACCGGGTCGGAGACAACGCCGGTGTGCATCATGGATTTCCTCGACCTGAAGGTGAAGTCCGGCATCAGCCACCCGGCCCTGCGGCCGAGCATGGCCGTCGTCGATCCGCTGCTGACGCTGTCCCTGCCGCCAAGAGTCACCGCGGCCTGCGGTATGGACGTCCTCTGCCACGCCCTCGAGTCCTACACGGCACGACCGTTCCACTCGTTTCCCCGGCACACCCCGGCCACCCGGGTCGCCTACAACGGCGCGAACCCGATCTCCGACGCCTGGACCGAGAAGGCGCTGCACCTGCTCGCGAGGTCGTTCCGCAAAGCGGTCCTCAACGGCGGTGACCTCGACGCGCGTACCGACATGATGCTCGCCGCCACGTTCGCGGGTATGGGCTTCGGCAACGCGGGAGTCCACATACCCCACGCGTGCGCGTACCCCATCGCGGGACGCGTGCGGGACTACCGCCCCGGCGACTACCCGCAGGACGAGCCACTGGTGCCTCACGGCGAGTCGGTGGCGCTGACCGCCCCCGCCGCGTTCCGGTTCACCTTCCCCACCGACCCCGCGAAGCACCTGCACGCCGCGCGCGTCCTCGCGCCCTCCGCGCCCGAGCAGCGCGATCCGCGCGAGCAGTTGCCGTCGGCTCTGACCTCGCTCATGCTCGACATCGGCCTCCCCAACGGGCTGGCCGGTGTCGGTTACACGACCTCGGACGTGCCGTCGCTCGTGGACGGTGCGCTCAAGCAGCAGCGGCTGCTGGCCGTCGCGCCGAGGACGGTGCGCGACACCGACCTGGAAGCCATCCTCGCCGACTCGCTGGAGAACTGGTGA
- a CDS encoding FAD-binding and (Fe-S)-binding domain-containing protein produces the protein MTAVTSLADALARAVSGEVDASTGARAMFGMDASNYRHVPSVVVFPRTADDVAAALRVARDHGVSVTARGAGTGIGGQALGEGVVLDYSRHLDRVIDIDPERRTARVQPGVVLDRLREAAARHGLTFGPDPSTHSRCTLGGMLGNDACGPHSVAWGRTADNVVSLEVITGDGARLSVGPGDRVTGEPSARASEIRESLRDLAQGNLAVLRTGFPSLPRRVSGYALDNLLPENGTDIARALVGTEGTCVLLTEATVRLVPSPRARVLVVAGFADDIAAADAVPQVLPHQPLTVEGMGADLVEILLVRGPRPAALDALPAGRGWLFVEVGGDDPGEARRNAEDLAAALARETGAATSVTTDPARQRQLWAIRESAAGIATRMADGSEAWPGWEDAAVPPERLGSYLRSFRQLLDSYGLRGIPYGHFGEGCVHIRIDFDLLTDDGVATFRRFLADAANLVVAHGGSLSGEHGDGQARAELLPRMYSPEMIRLFEVFKAVWDPDGVLNPGNLVRPRPLDADLRFSGPRTNLPITLRYPHDGGSLATAARRCVGVGKCVDTTTGVMCPSYMVTRREEHSTRGRARLLFEMLRGEVVTSGWDSEEVRDALDLCLACKGCLSDCPVNVDMAAYKAEFLHHHYAGRPRPASHYSLGFLPVWARLAALAPCLVNGILRSPTVSSLVKRLGGIAAQRELPAFARTTLRRAWRHKPRRNTGIRPKVVLWPDTFTDHFAPEIGVAATRVLEHVGFDVTLPRSPVCCGLTWISTGQLGIARRVLSRTLDVLREDIDAGTPIVGLEPSCLAVLRHDVHDLLDTPPVPALTLAEFLDRHAPDAPFEALDAHAVTQRHCHQHAVLGHDADEKLLRRAGIHNRTLDSGCCGLAGNFGVERGHYDVSVAAANRVLVPEIDAAGPEVLVLADGFSCRTQIADLTGRRSLHLAQVLDRARPGRTP, from the coding sequence GTGACCGCCGTGACCTCACTGGCCGACGCCCTCGCCCGCGCCGTGTCGGGAGAGGTGGACGCGAGCACCGGCGCACGGGCCATGTTCGGCATGGACGCGTCCAACTACCGGCACGTCCCCTCGGTGGTCGTGTTCCCCCGCACCGCCGACGACGTGGCGGCCGCCCTTCGCGTGGCCCGCGATCACGGCGTGTCCGTGACGGCGCGGGGCGCGGGCACCGGCATCGGGGGGCAGGCACTCGGTGAGGGCGTGGTGCTCGACTACAGCCGCCATCTCGACAGGGTCATCGACATCGACCCCGAACGCCGCACCGCGCGCGTGCAGCCCGGTGTCGTGCTGGACAGGCTCCGCGAGGCCGCCGCCCGGCACGGGCTGACCTTCGGCCCCGATCCCTCCACCCACAGCCGCTGCACACTCGGCGGGATGCTCGGCAACGATGCGTGCGGGCCGCATTCGGTGGCGTGGGGCCGCACCGCCGACAACGTCGTGTCGCTGGAGGTGATCACGGGCGACGGCGCTCGGCTCTCCGTCGGCCCCGGCGACCGCGTCACAGGAGAGCCATCGGCGAGAGCCTCGGAAATCCGTGAGTCGCTGCGCGATCTCGCACAGGGCAATCTCGCCGTGCTGCGCACCGGCTTCCCCTCACTGCCGCGACGCGTGTCCGGATACGCGCTCGACAACCTCCTGCCGGAGAACGGCACCGACATCGCGAGGGCACTGGTCGGCACCGAGGGCACGTGTGTGTTGCTGACGGAGGCCACCGTGCGGCTTGTCCCCTCACCTCGCGCGAGGGTTCTCGTGGTGGCCGGGTTCGCCGACGACATCGCCGCAGCCGACGCCGTTCCCCAGGTGCTGCCGCATCAGCCGCTCACCGTGGAGGGGATGGGCGCCGACCTCGTGGAGATCCTTCTCGTTCGGGGGCCCCGCCCCGCGGCACTCGACGCGCTGCCCGCCGGGCGCGGCTGGCTGTTCGTGGAGGTGGGTGGCGACGATCCCGGCGAAGCACGACGGAACGCGGAGGACCTGGCAGCGGCGCTGGCCCGCGAAACGGGTGCCGCCACGTCCGTGACCACCGACCCCGCGCGGCAGAGGCAACTGTGGGCGATCCGTGAGTCCGCGGCGGGCATCGCCACTCGCATGGCCGACGGCTCCGAGGCGTGGCCGGGATGGGAGGACGCCGCCGTGCCACCGGAACGGCTCGGCTCCTACCTGAGGTCGTTCCGGCAACTGCTCGACTCGTATGGGCTGCGCGGCATCCCGTACGGGCACTTCGGCGAAGGCTGCGTGCACATTCGCATCGATTTCGACCTGCTCACCGACGACGGCGTGGCGACGTTCCGCCGGTTCCTCGCCGACGCCGCCAATCTCGTCGTCGCCCACGGTGGGTCGCTGTCCGGCGAGCACGGCGACGGGCAGGCAAGGGCCGAACTGCTGCCCCGGATGTATTCGCCGGAGATGATCCGGCTGTTCGAGGTGTTCAAGGCCGTGTGGGATCCGGACGGGGTGCTGAACCCCGGCAACCTCGTGCGACCCCGCCCGCTCGACGCCGACCTCCGGTTCTCCGGCCCCCGCACGAATCTTCCGATCACGCTGCGCTACCCGCACGACGGCGGCAGCCTCGCCACGGCAGCACGGCGCTGTGTCGGGGTGGGCAAGTGCGTGGACACCACCACCGGTGTCATGTGCCCGAGCTACATGGTGACCCGCCGCGAGGAGCATTCGACCCGGGGGCGGGCGCGGCTGCTGTTCGAGATGCTGCGCGGTGAGGTCGTCACCAGCGGCTGGGACTCCGAGGAGGTCCGCGACGCGCTCGATCTCTGCCTCGCGTGCAAGGGCTGCCTTTCCGACTGCCCTGTCAACGTGGACATGGCCGCGTACAAGGCGGAGTTCCTGCATCACCATTACGCGGGAAGACCGCGTCCCGCGAGCCACTACTCGCTGGGTTTCCTCCCGGTGTGGGCGAGGCTGGCCGCCCTCGCGCCCTGCCTCGTCAACGGAATCCTGCGGTCTCCCACGGTGTCCTCGCTGGTGAAACGGCTCGGCGGTATCGCAGCGCAGCGGGAGTTGCCCGCGTTCGCCCGCACGACGTTGCGGCGGGCGTGGCGCCACAAACCCCGCCGCAACACCGGAATCCGGCCGAAGGTCGTGCTCTGGCCCGACACCTTCACCGATCACTTCGCGCCCGAGATCGGGGTCGCGGCCACCCGCGTACTGGAACACGTCGGCTTCGACGTGACGCTTCCCCGGTCGCCGGTGTGCTGCGGCCTCACCTGGATCTCCACGGGCCAACTCGGCATCGCCCGCCGGGTGCTGAGCCGCACCCTCGATGTCCTGAGGGAGGACATCGACGCCGGAACACCGATCGTGGGGCTCGAACCGAGTTGTCTCGCCGTGCTGCGCCACGACGTGCACGATCTGCTCGACACCCCGCCCGTCCCCGCGCTGACTCTCGCCGAGTTCCTCGACAGGCACGCCCCCGACGCTCCGTTCGAGGCACTCGACGCGCACGCGGTGACCCAGCGGCACTGCCACCAGCACGCGGTGCTCGGGCATGACGCCGACGAGAAACTGTTACGCAGGGCCGGAATCCACAACCGCACGCTCGATTCGGGCTGCTGTGGACTGGCAGGGAACTTCGGTGTGGAGCGCGGGCACTACGACGTGTCGGTCGCGGCGGCCAACCGCGTGCTCGTGCCGGAGATCGACGCGGCCGGCCCCGAGGTGCTCGTGCTCGCCGATGGATTCAGCTGCCGTACCCAGATCGCCGACCTCACGGGGCGCCGTTCACTGCACCTGGCTCAGGTGCTCGACCGTGCTCGCCCAGGGCGGACGCCCTGA